In the Ricinus communis isolate WT05 ecotype wild-type chromosome 3, ASM1957865v1, whole genome shotgun sequence genome, tttaaatgataaaatatgtgtcaatcattcaatacCAAAATATCGATCACTCATATATACCtattattcttatattaatcATGGCGTGTATAATATTAGTCATGGTGTGTTGGCtgtatattaatttctgagaAGGGTAATAATAAGTCAATTTGGAATAAGTGTTTTGAGGTATATACGAGGTGGGATTGGTCAAAAGATGATACGTTTGCAGCATTTAAGCAACACCCACATTACTCAAGATAGAAGGAACTCCAAACATATGTAACATAATAACATAGAACAAACTTAGGATTATTACATGTTAGCATCAGAACCGGCCAACTTTATTACAGAATGAAGTTCTACTATTAGAacattcaattatttaaaggTATACTTAATACCAGTAATTCTAACTACACGATTCCCTTGTAGCAGGAACATGTATGTGGTTCATTTTTATCTGCTTACTTCACGGCCTTACTTGTCCGACCGGGAGAGGTGGAAGTGCCGCAATAGTAGCACATATGGCCCTGAGTATGTTACCTCCAACGTTGTTAGGGAACAGTTGGCCCAAACAACTGCCGCTTAATCCATTGATAGCGTTGCAACAAGGAACAGTAAGATTTCTAATACCTGAATTGGGTTGAGAAATAATCCGAATGACAGTCTGAATGCATCCGTCAACACCAGCTATACTTCTCAAGCAAGTGATAGGGTTTAGTGGTAATGGCAATGGCAATGGCAATGGCAATGGCAGCTGCTGGGCTACCCCATATGGAACTGACACCATAATGCAAGCAAATGCCAACACAACTACAAGGGTCTGAGCTGATGTCATTGCCATGGTTTGATAAAGTATTTCTGATAGGGATAAATTAATTCGTAAGCTGTTGTGATGAAAAATAAGCATGACCAGAAGAAGGATTTATACTGCTctgaaatattgaaaaattcttATCACTGGGGTGGTGGGTGGTGGAGAGTGAAGactttttgatatattaattgtcCTTAATTCATATTGATATTAAACGCAATcctatgtattttttttttctaatttatgtaGGGTTTcctagtttatatatatatatatactattttttcaGTCACTTATTTTATacgtaaataaaaataattaaactcattagattttacataaaaaataataaaataattattagactaaacaaatattttatatagtttttataaagCCAACCACCAACTCAACAtgtctaatatttattaaaaattttaaaattatttaaaattttagttaaaactTCTttaagccacaaattatcagattattataaaaaataattttatagtagTTATCACCCTATCAAATTAAGTTAGCTCaattttatgttaaaaatatttgtatatttcaaaatattttattatttatataaaaactgaattctaaaaatattttttagtattaaataattagaattaaatactatttacttttcagattttatttaatatatgatttagtgtatttattttatagtattGCTATTGTTTTTAGTAGCTGcttttagtaatatatatataaaagcaatCCCGTGCTGTACCTGCATTACTAACACCTAAGAAGGATGAAACTTGGAGGATGTGCATTGATAGTCGAgccatcaacaaaatcataattatcttaattgtaaacaaaatcataattatCTCAATTGTAGGAAGCTGCTGTTAGCTTCCAAGAGTAGATAGGGAGTTCTCAAAGAGAAAGTagtttatttactaatttaaattttggatttaaatatttatttatttaaatatatttataatatatatttatttattataattttattataattatatttttaatattttatatttaataataaatattaaataaatattatatactataataaaatattaaaatataaataatataataaattataatagatattataataaaatatattattaaaatatattataatttactatatttatttattattatataatttgatattaaataattaaatatatattaatcatctaattttagattattaatattcatatatataatattactcATCTATTTaacatatactattttttcaTTCACATATTTTACAcgtgaataataataattggcTGATTAGATTTcgtataagaaataataaaatatttattaaatttagactaaatgaatatcttttaaaaaaatttaaaaccaaCCACCAATAAAGcatatctaatatttattagaaattttaataattaaattctttaattttaattaatattttagttaaaagattttaagcataaatttttagaatattataaaaagatattttacaCTAGTTATCACCCTATCAAGTTAAGTTAGTTAAATTTTACGTTAGATACTTTTTgtatactaaaaatttattttcatatacaTCAAACtgatagataaaaaaatatattttttaaaattaaataattaatatgtatcAATCATGTCATTTTAAAGTGTAAAACAcaaatatttactatttatttatttatattagattttacataaaaaataacaaaaaattaataaatttagactAAATGAACATTTTTGtataattcttatttgatAGAATTTTAGATCTAGGCCAACGATCAATCGGAcatgtttaatatttataaattcttttcctttcaagtaaaaattctttagtttttctagtataaaattaattttaatttttttttgtattaatattgtatatattatcattaaaaatctcTTAAAAAGTATCTTGCTTTCTAGCGAAAAGAGCatgataatgatataaatagtTATTGAATTCtacatttagttttattttagttacaaaattttaatttattttgtttcagtcattcaactttaaatttaatttttaattcagtcactttgtaaataaaaatttgacaCCTGATAAAAACAACCAATAAGAGAAAAGTAATTAAGAATGAGAAACATGAtatgttaatttcttattaatgaggtgattaaattgtaactgaaattaaaaatgaaattattgaaataaaattacttaaaatt is a window encoding:
- the LOC125369592 gene encoding uncharacterized protein LOC125369592, which translates into the protein MAMTSAQTLVVVLAFACIMVSVPYGVAQQLPLPLPLPLPLPLNPITCLRSIAGVDGCIQTVIRIISQPNSGIRNLTVPCCNAINGLSGSCLGQLFPNNVGGNILRAICATIAALPPLPVGQVRP